In one Silvibacterium dinghuense genomic region, the following are encoded:
- a CDS encoding cold-shock protein, with translation MKEHGVVKWFNGAKGYGFIQRSTGEDVFVHFSAIQDTGYKTLNEGEAVEFECQQGPKGLNAANVVRGN, from the coding sequence GTGAAGGAACATGGCGTAGTGAAGTGGTTCAACGGCGCAAAAGGCTATGGGTTTATCCAGCGGTCCACGGGGGAGGATGTTTTCGTTCATTTCTCCGCCATCCAGGACACTGGCTATAAGACCCTGAACGAGGGCGAAGCCGTCGAGTTCGAGTGTCAGCAGGGTCCCAAGGGACTGAACGCTGCCAACGTCGTCCGCGGCAACTGA
- a CDS encoding YihY/virulence factor BrkB family protein, with product MTSQVTPEITRGERPAPSTLGGQLKALLFYLAQSEVHTYAFSVAANTILSLFPFIVMTWTIERRLFHSPGMDSVLGDLLRYFLPAHQDFVVRNMGLLAQARGQVQIISIVTLLISSTGVFLPLEVALNRVWGVTKNRSYLVNQAVSLGLAFAVGLLALFSVAFTAGQTHLVGLIFRNHTEWLIVRLMGGAVLRVSAAIFSISIFFLIYWVLPNRKLPVRAVLPTAILMGLLWEGAKTLYVLVLPHMDLESAYGPFSVSVSLMLWAFLTGLLLLGGAHLSATRYTLRLAHEADAERAREQAIEKQKL from the coding sequence GTGACTTCGCAAGTAACCCCTGAGATCACCCGCGGTGAAAGGCCGGCGCCTTCGACCCTGGGAGGGCAGCTCAAAGCCCTGCTTTTTTATCTGGCCCAGAGCGAGGTGCACACCTATGCCTTCAGCGTGGCGGCGAACACGATCCTGTCTCTCTTCCCATTCATCGTGATGACCTGGACGATCGAGCGCCGGCTCTTCCATTCTCCAGGCATGGATTCGGTCCTGGGAGACCTGTTGCGATACTTCCTGCCCGCGCACCAGGATTTCGTGGTCCGCAACATGGGATTGCTGGCACAGGCACGGGGACAGGTCCAGATCATTTCCATTGTGACGCTGCTGATTTCTTCGACCGGAGTTTTTCTGCCGCTGGAGGTTGCCCTGAACCGGGTATGGGGGGTGACGAAGAACCGTTCCTATCTGGTAAATCAGGCCGTGTCACTGGGGCTGGCCTTTGCCGTGGGTCTGCTTGCGCTTTTCTCTGTCGCTTTTACCGCCGGCCAGACGCATCTGGTCGGCCTGATCTTCCGCAATCACACGGAATGGCTGATCGTGCGGCTGATGGGAGGGGCGGTGCTGCGGGTTTCGGCGGCGATCTTCAGCATTAGCATTTTCTTCCTGATTTACTGGGTGCTTCCCAACCGCAAGCTGCCGGTACGGGCCGTATTGCCCACGGCGATCCTGATGGGATTGCTCTGGGAGGGAGCGAAAACGCTTTATGTGCTGGTGCTTCCGCACATGGACCTGGAGTCGGCGTATGGGCCGTTCTCCGTATCGGTGAGTCTGATGCTGTGGGCCTTTCTGACTGGATTGCTATTGCTCGGAGGGGCACATCTCTCGGCGACCCGGTACACGCTGCGGCTGGCGCACGAGGCAGATGCGGAGCGCGCGCGGGAGCAGGCTATAGAAAAGCAGAAACTCTAA
- a CDS encoding UDP-glucuronic acid decarboxylase family protein yields MRILITGVAGFLGSHLADALLADGNSIIGVDNLCTGSLANLRHLENESRFEFRELDICRAFDPGAVEYVFNFASPASPVDYSRLGVETLAVGSDGTRNALEVAKKYGAKFLHASTSECYGDPAVHPQTEDYWGNVNPIGPRSVYDEAKRFSEALTMAYHRYYNVDTRLVRIFNTYGPRLQKNDGRVISNFVVQALKGEDLTVYGEGDQTRSFCYVADEIAGILGLSRSDEHTPVNIGNPHEWTILECAHAVLKVTGSKSKIVYRPLPQDDPMQRKPDISKAQRLFGWEPKIDLETGLRLSLDYFQSTIDLEAAKA; encoded by the coding sequence ATGCGCATACTCATCACCGGAGTCGCCGGTTTTCTAGGATCTCACCTTGCCGATGCCCTGCTTGCCGATGGCAACAGCATCATCGGCGTAGACAATCTTTGCACCGGCTCACTCGCGAATCTTCGTCATCTCGAGAATGAGTCCCGCTTCGAGTTCCGCGAACTCGATATTTGCCGGGCTTTCGATCCCGGCGCCGTCGAATACGTCTTCAACTTCGCATCGCCGGCCAGTCCGGTCGACTACTCCCGCCTCGGCGTGGAGACGCTTGCGGTCGGCTCCGACGGAACCCGCAACGCCCTCGAGGTAGCGAAGAAGTACGGCGCAAAGTTCCTTCACGCCTCTACCTCCGAGTGCTACGGCGATCCGGCGGTTCATCCGCAGACCGAGGACTACTGGGGCAATGTGAACCCCATCGGTCCACGCTCGGTCTATGACGAGGCCAAGCGCTTCTCTGAAGCCCTGACCATGGCTTATCACCGCTACTACAATGTCGATACACGCCTGGTCCGCATCTTCAATACCTATGGGCCGCGCCTGCAGAAGAACGATGGCCGCGTGATCTCTAACTTCGTCGTCCAGGCTCTCAAAGGTGAAGACCTGACGGTCTATGGCGAAGGCGACCAGACACGCAGCTTCTGCTACGTCGCAGATGAGATCGCCGGCATTCTCGGCCTCTCACGCTCCGATGAGCACACCCCGGTCAACATCGGCAACCCGCACGAGTGGACCATCCTCGAGTGCGCTCATGCCGTGCTCAAGGTAACCGGATCGAAGAGCAAGATCGTCTATCGTCCGCTGCCGCAGGACGACCCCATGCAGCGCAAACCGGATATCTCCAAGGCGCAGCGCCTTTTCGGCTGGGAGCCGAAGATCGACCTCGAGACCGGCCTTCGCCTCAGCCTCGATTATTTCCAGTCCACCATCGACCTGGAAGCGGCCAAGGCTTAA
- the xrtE gene encoding exosortase E/protease, VPEID-CTERM system: MASLLAADCLLLASVPRRAPIFGVIAPFAIVAFAVFAGLGRRRLKLLREPLPFRRAWFFWHLAGILSIYLMYWIAPRGPKYRPYALPAHVVATIVVSCSMVLLLFACIPLRASIRALRETSPLWFVSIVAGLAAALIRRPTQQLWDTSALAHGRILQITAFHCVHLLLHALLPGVIVNPATFVIGTPRFAVTIAEQCSGIEGLGLVLIFTCIWLWYLRRETRFPQALLLIPLALVAVWLLNIVRIAVIILIGNAGAPSIAMVGFHSQAGWIAFTLVSLAFSMATSRIAWFQKSPVAAAAPAAPVSMLSGSLSTQNEIHASRESAATAAYLVPFLAILAASFLSRSASGYFEWLYPLRFLAAIIALWLFRTEYRKLRWSFGWLAPLAGTGIFLLWIAPEFWSHPDVGRLGSDLAALSPSARSTWIAFRAAAAIVTVPIAEELAFRGYLARRLMRREFEQISFSKLTPLAILLSSAIFGILHGSHWLAGILAGLAFAGAARWRGRIGDAVVAHATSNLLLTLWVLLRHDWSQW, from the coding sequence TTGGCGTCATTGCTCGCTGCGGATTGCCTTCTGCTGGCGAGCGTCCCTCGCCGCGCTCCCATCTTCGGGGTGATCGCGCCGTTCGCCATCGTGGCCTTTGCCGTTTTCGCAGGACTCGGACGCCGTCGGCTGAAGCTCCTCCGCGAGCCGCTTCCCTTTCGCCGCGCCTGGTTCTTCTGGCACCTTGCGGGAATCCTTTCCATCTATCTGATGTACTGGATAGCTCCACGCGGTCCGAAGTACCGCCCGTATGCGCTGCCTGCGCATGTCGTCGCGACGATTGTCGTCTCCTGCTCCATGGTGCTGCTGCTCTTTGCCTGTATCCCCCTGCGCGCGTCCATACGAGCCCTTCGAGAGACCAGCCCGCTCTGGTTCGTCTCAATCGTTGCCGGCCTCGCCGCGGCGCTGATCCGCCGACCCACGCAGCAGCTATGGGATACTTCCGCCCTGGCACACGGCCGCATCCTGCAGATCACGGCCTTCCACTGCGTTCACCTGCTGCTGCATGCCCTGTTGCCCGGCGTCATCGTCAATCCGGCGACCTTCGTGATCGGCACTCCTCGCTTCGCCGTCACCATCGCCGAACAGTGCTCGGGCATCGAGGGCCTGGGACTGGTCCTCATCTTTACCTGCATATGGCTCTGGTATCTGCGCCGCGAGACACGCTTTCCCCAGGCACTGCTCCTTATCCCGCTCGCACTTGTTGCCGTCTGGCTTCTCAATATCGTGCGCATCGCCGTGATCATCCTCATCGGCAATGCGGGAGCCCCATCCATTGCCATGGTCGGCTTTCACTCTCAGGCAGGCTGGATTGCCTTTACCCTCGTCTCTCTCGCCTTTTCGATGGCCACCAGCCGCATTGCCTGGTTTCAGAAATCACCCGTGGCTGCGGCTGCTCCGGCCGCGCCTGTTTCGATGTTGTCCGGCTCGCTTTCTACGCAGAACGAGATCCATGCGAGCAGAGAATCGGCCGCGACCGCCGCATACCTTGTTCCCTTTCTCGCAATTCTTGCCGCGTCGTTTCTCTCCCGCTCGGCCTCGGGTTATTTCGAATGGCTCTATCCATTGCGCTTTCTTGCCGCAATCATCGCCCTATGGCTCTTCCGCACTGAGTATCGGAAGCTGCGCTGGAGCTTCGGATGGCTTGCACCGCTCGCCGGCACAGGCATCTTCCTCCTCTGGATCGCTCCGGAGTTCTGGTCTCATCCGGATGTCGGCCGTCTCGGATCGGATCTGGCCGCGTTATCCCCCAGCGCCCGCTCTACCTGGATCGCATTTCGCGCCGCGGCAGCTATTGTTACCGTGCCCATCGCCGAAGAGCTGGCCTTTCGGGGTTATCTTGCGCGACGCCTGATGCGCCGGGAGTTCGAACAGATTTCCTTCTCCAAACTCACCCCGCTTGCCATCCTGCTCTCGTCAGCGATCTTCGGCATTCTTCATGGCAGCCACTGGCTGGCCGGCATCCTGGCTGGCCTTGCCTTCGCCGGTGCAGCACGCTGGCGCGGCCGCATCGGCGATGCCGTTGTCGCTCACGCGACCAGCAACCTGCTGCTCACACTCTGGGTCCTGTTACGCCATGACTGGTCGCAGTGGTAG
- the queG gene encoding tRNA epoxyqueuosine(34) reductase QueG, with protein MRLRQEDVRRLAEEAGFTLGGVAAVPAADSAQSAEERQRFEQWIAAGSAGEMEYLKRRNESGDLLRSSVRAVFPWAKSVIVCAANYNGAAVRSLDPTSSDRGWIARYAWSGQPGSEDGQLRPSDYHKVLLKRLNGMEARLREECGAEFESRAFVDTGPIVERVYARYAGLGWTGKNTCLISQGKGSWHFLCVLLTSLEVEEEQLAVMAPDRCGSCTRCIDACPTDALTPYRMDASRCIAYLTIEKRGVIEAGDGAVDLREGIGRNVFGCDICQEVCPWNRKALPADDTELTTRQELVNPALDWLAAMTEADFGAWFYGSPVKRAKYEGFRRNLAIAMGNSRRQEYAMILRVWAQEEDAGLRSAAEWALQKLQAEIHTAS; from the coding sequence ATGCGGTTGCGTCAGGAAGATGTTCGAAGGCTGGCCGAAGAGGCTGGTTTTACGCTCGGCGGGGTGGCCGCTGTGCCGGCTGCGGACTCTGCGCAATCCGCGGAGGAGCGGCAGCGATTCGAACAGTGGATTGCAGCCGGATCGGCCGGCGAGATGGAGTATCTGAAACGCCGCAACGAGTCGGGCGACCTGTTGCGTAGCTCCGTACGAGCGGTGTTCCCATGGGCGAAGTCGGTGATCGTGTGTGCGGCGAACTACAACGGTGCGGCCGTGCGTTCTCTCGACCCCACGTCCTCAGACCGGGGCTGGATCGCGCGGTATGCATGGTCTGGCCAGCCAGGCAGCGAAGACGGGCAGTTGCGGCCATCGGATTATCACAAGGTGTTGCTAAAGCGCCTGAACGGGATGGAAGCGCGATTGAGGGAAGAGTGCGGCGCGGAGTTTGAATCGCGCGCCTTTGTCGATACAGGCCCAATCGTCGAACGCGTCTATGCGCGCTATGCAGGGCTGGGCTGGACAGGGAAGAATACCTGTCTCATCAGCCAGGGAAAGGGCTCCTGGCACTTTCTATGCGTGCTGCTGACCTCGCTTGAGGTCGAAGAGGAGCAGCTTGCGGTGATGGCTCCGGATCGTTGCGGCAGCTGCACGCGCTGCATCGACGCCTGCCCGACGGACGCATTGACGCCGTACCGGATGGATGCCTCTCGCTGCATCGCATATCTCACCATTGAGAAGCGTGGAGTCATCGAAGCGGGTGACGGCGCGGTGGATTTGCGCGAGGGAATCGGGCGAAATGTCTTTGGCTGCGATATCTGCCAGGAGGTGTGCCCATGGAATCGCAAAGCACTGCCAGCTGATGACACAGAGCTGACGACGCGGCAGGAGCTGGTGAATCCGGCGCTGGACTGGCTGGCTGCGATGACCGAAGCGGACTTTGGTGCGTGGTTCTATGGTTCGCCGGTGAAGCGTGCAAAGTACGAAGGTTTCCGTCGCAACCTGGCGATCGCAATGGGCAATAGCCGAAGACAGGAATACGCGATGATCCTGCGCGTTTGGGCGCAGGAAGAAGATGCCGGGTTGCGCAGCGCGGCGGAATGGGCCTTGCAGAAACTCCAGGCCGAGATACATACGGCCTCCTGA
- a CDS encoding PP2C family protein-serine/threonine phosphatase, with protein MGHLRNFEVAVFRRVRRDPPQGKVHRIAFWLFVAYLVLGFGRALPGQVREVFEALSFLTLLLLICFCIPLLWRWLFGRLLWQVRSRLVVTYLLMGLAPVVLFVTLASLMLYVFSGQFAIFAATTEITAELGDLTAANHGFTMRTLHEIAMDPKRTSIPALEPEEATGESTLKGTVVSVFEDGRPLQMTPGGPETEATQQYPAWVKKPFSGVVLENGALFLRAVDVQELGNRQIITVTSRPLHRENVDQIAHGLGTMSIIPGVRVDDDQDDGSAAKSRTVINFAPKNAAAKQDAEDMQVLEARRSSVTGGSLPAAQHFYDIPVTFYAPLDTLDWATGRPHSTFAKVTSRPSLLYQRLFITSLKIAAIMQDLLIGVAIAFGVIELFAFYMAVRLNRTITASVDHLYAATTAIDRGNLSHRIEVKRNDQLAALSRSFNSMAASLERLLDEQREKQRLQNELAIAQEVQANLFPQGNVNVPSLELHGACYPARTVSGDYYDFLVFGGRNVGLAIGDISGKGISAALLMATLHSAVRAYRFAGEELVTSGTPVMSEVKTRHEDEDEVECGELFEDPAKILALLNRHLYRSTQPEKYATLWLGHYDGATQRLIYSNGGQLPPLLLRGDDTVTRLDCGGTVVGLLNNMTYEQATEQMHPGDILIAYSDGVTEPENEFGEFGEERLLEVVRRHRHLSLAAISEQVMVALRTWIGGQEQPDDITLVLARQQ; from the coding sequence ATGGGACACTTACGCAATTTTGAGGTTGCGGTCTTTCGACGCGTGCGGCGCGATCCTCCGCAGGGGAAGGTCCACCGGATCGCCTTCTGGCTGTTCGTGGCCTACCTGGTGCTGGGCTTTGGCCGTGCGTTGCCGGGGCAGGTGCGTGAGGTCTTTGAAGCGCTTAGCTTCCTCACCTTATTGCTGCTGATCTGCTTCTGTATTCCCTTGCTCTGGCGCTGGCTCTTCGGACGGCTCCTCTGGCAGGTGCGCAGCCGCCTGGTGGTGACCTATCTTCTGATGGGATTGGCCCCGGTGGTGCTGTTCGTCACGCTGGCCTCTCTGATGCTGTACGTCTTCTCCGGACAGTTTGCCATTTTTGCCGCAACGACCGAGATCACGGCGGAACTGGGCGACCTGACTGCGGCGAACCATGGTTTCACCATGCGCACGCTGCATGAGATCGCCATGGACCCGAAGCGTACAAGTATTCCGGCTCTCGAACCGGAGGAGGCAACCGGCGAATCGACGTTGAAGGGCACGGTGGTGAGCGTCTTCGAGGATGGCCGGCCATTGCAGATGACACCCGGTGGCCCCGAGACAGAGGCCACCCAGCAGTATCCCGCCTGGGTGAAAAAGCCGTTCAGCGGGGTCGTGCTGGAAAACGGGGCTCTCTTCCTGCGCGCGGTGGATGTCCAGGAGCTGGGAAATCGCCAGATCATCACGGTGACCAGCCGTCCGCTGCACCGGGAAAATGTGGACCAGATCGCCCATGGCCTGGGGACTATGTCGATCATCCCGGGTGTGCGGGTGGATGATGACCAGGATGATGGCTCCGCAGCGAAAAGCCGCACGGTGATCAACTTCGCGCCGAAGAATGCGGCTGCGAAGCAGGATGCCGAAGATATGCAGGTCCTCGAGGCGCGCCGCTCGTCGGTGACAGGAGGAAGCCTGCCGGCGGCACAGCATTTTTACGACATTCCTGTGACCTTCTATGCGCCGCTCGATACCCTGGACTGGGCAACCGGACGGCCGCATTCGACCTTTGCCAAGGTCACCTCGCGGCCATCGCTGCTCTACCAGCGCCTGTTCATTACCTCTCTGAAGATCGCCGCGATCATGCAGGATCTGCTGATTGGCGTCGCCATCGCTTTCGGCGTGATTGAACTGTTTGCTTTCTACATGGCGGTGCGGCTGAACCGGACAATCACTGCATCGGTGGATCATCTGTATGCAGCGACCACGGCAATCGACCGGGGCAATCTCTCGCACCGGATCGAGGTCAAGCGAAACGATCAGCTTGCTGCGCTGAGCCGATCGTTCAACTCCATGGCGGCTTCGCTCGAGCGGCTGCTCGACGAGCAGCGCGAAAAGCAGCGCCTGCAGAACGAGCTGGCCATTGCGCAGGAGGTGCAGGCGAACCTCTTTCCGCAGGGCAATGTGAATGTTCCGTCGTTGGAGCTGCACGGAGCCTGCTATCCGGCACGGACCGTCAGCGGCGATTATTACGATTTCCTCGTTTTCGGGGGCAGGAACGTCGGCCTTGCGATCGGCGACATCAGCGGGAAAGGCATCTCCGCGGCGCTGCTGATGGCAACGCTGCACTCGGCGGTACGCGCATACCGGTTTGCCGGTGAAGAACTGGTGACTTCAGGTACGCCTGTGATGTCGGAGGTGAAGACACGGCATGAAGACGAGGATGAAGTCGAGTGCGGAGAGCTGTTCGAGGACCCGGCGAAGATCCTGGCGCTGCTGAACCGCCATCTTTACCGCAGTACACAGCCGGAAAAGTACGCGACGCTGTGGCTTGGGCACTACGACGGAGCGACGCAGCGGCTGATCTACTCGAACGGCGGGCAGTTGCCGCCGCTGCTGCTGCGCGGCGATGACACGGTGACGCGGCTGGATTGCGGTGGTACGGTCGTGGGTCTGCTGAACAACATGACCTATGAGCAGGCGACCGAGCAGATGCACCCCGGGGACATCCTGATTGCCTACAGCGATGGCGTGACCGAGCCGGAGAATGAGTTCGGCGAGTTCGGAGAAGAGCGGCTGCTGGAGGTCGTGCGGCGGCACCGGCACCTTTCCCTGGCGGCGATCTCCGAGCAGGTGATGGTTGCGCTGCGGACCTGGATTGGCGGGCAGGAGCAGCCGGACGACATTACGCTGGTGCTGGCGCGGCAGCAATAG